A genomic window from Dethiosulfovibrio salsuginis includes:
- a CDS encoding type II secretion system protein, translating to MWSSSRPAFTLMEVLVAVAILGFVAIGSLRLSVAATKTLEEVKIQSSFMDQVQLLETEILTGSKPDNGEDRGLKWRSRKYSYPLMGGLWEVDFRQLDVTQAGRTMILYIP from the coding sequence ATGTGGTCAAGTAGCAGACCGGCTTTCACCCTTATGGAGGTATTGGTAGCGGTTGCCATTCTGGGCTTCGTAGCGATTGGGTCTCTTAGGCTATCGGTAGCTGCCACAAAAACCCTGGAAGAGGTTAAAATACAGTCTAGCTTTATGGATCAGGTTCAGCTTCTGGAGACCGAGATTCTCACCGGATCGAAACCGGATAACGGCGAGGACCGAGGATTGAAATGGAGAAGCCGAAAGTACAGCTATCCCTTGATGGGTGGGCTGTGGGAAGTTGACTTTCGGCAGCTGGACGTTACCCAAGCTGGACGTACGATGATACTGTATATTCCCTAA
- the gspC gene encoding type II secretion system protein GspC, with translation MGHIGRSGFSGILLTLMERAAPVLGALLLGLSIAALSSTVAYHLLTPVLGDLKLQKALNSSPAQFDTVDSEGEKTTQLRLFVGKNPFSVLIRPEVVEEKIELPPEDERVFSVDGIKVVGSLPGVAAWLSEQDKVSLVLLDQVYGGFVLKEISPYSVILSKGNVNYQVYISYRDQGKTASSKKSPKPVLEPILSDGPSMVQAASNESEGVVARELVDSLLMNPFDELKRVRLIAKFVDGKPVGIEVANIMDGSVLKELGVQKGDVVKSVNGVVIRNMGDVANAINSLMGGSRFEVSVGRGDQDVMLNYVVK, from the coding sequence ATGGGGCATATAGGTAGATCGGGATTCTCGGGGATTCTACTGACTTTAATGGAAAGGGCCGCTCCTGTGTTAGGCGCTTTGCTCCTTGGTCTATCGATAGCGGCCCTGTCCTCTACCGTCGCTTACCACCTCTTGACCCCTGTATTAGGCGATCTAAAGCTCCAAAAAGCCCTAAACTCCTCTCCTGCCCAGTTTGATACCGTCGATTCAGAGGGCGAAAAAACAACCCAGCTCAGGCTCTTCGTCGGTAAAAACCCCTTTTCCGTCCTGATAAGGCCGGAGGTGGTGGAGGAAAAAATAGAGCTACCGCCGGAGGACGAGAGGGTTTTCAGCGTAGACGGGATAAAAGTGGTCGGATCGTTGCCCGGTGTGGCGGCCTGGTTGAGCGAGCAGGATAAAGTCAGCTTGGTGCTATTGGACCAGGTCTACGGTGGTTTTGTGTTGAAGGAGATCTCCCCTTACAGCGTAATACTCTCGAAAGGTAACGTAAACTATCAGGTCTACATATCCTACAGAGATCAAGGCAAAACGGCGTCCTCTAAAAAATCTCCCAAACCGGTCCTGGAGCCTATATTGTCAGACGGACCGTCTATGGTTCAAGCTGCCTCAAACGAATCGGAAGGGGTCGTAGCGAGGGAGTTAGTCGACTCTTTGCTTATGAATCCTTTCGATGAGCTTAAGAGAGTCAGGCTAATCGCCAAGTTTGTCGACGGAAAACCGGTAGGGATAGAGGTCGCAAACATAATGGACGGAAGCGTCCTCAAAGAGCTGGGAGTTCAGAAGGGGGACGTGGTAAAAAGCGTCAACGGAGTGGTTATCCGTAATATGGGAGATGTCGCTAACGCTATAAACTCCCTTATGGGGGGATCGAGGTTTGAGGTCTCAGTAGGGCGAGGAGACCAGGATGTGATGCTTAACTATGTGGTCAAGTAG
- the gspN gene encoding type II secretion system protein GspN, translated as MKRIKYFLFPSLALIVGLVVGIRVFFPWEDVTELVFLKATSSLPAGVTAEAKDFSVDGFIPAPTVRALDINVLMGSIRITSLKITPMLTNSIKNFAPTVFVDIDRATMDMGGSLASFTGGMVVCLRPKAVSVSDVDIKGDLMAQGNMDFSLTTSKISQADMVLKTPEEMSGALSALSAMLPLKRESDGLWKLKRQEER; from the coding sequence GTGAAAAGGATAAAGTATTTCCTTTTTCCCTCTCTGGCCCTGATAGTCGGCCTAGTCGTAGGGATTAGGGTTTTCTTCCCATGGGAGGACGTGACGGAACTCGTTTTTCTCAAGGCAACCTCCTCCTTGCCAGCCGGTGTGACCGCGGAGGCCAAAGATTTTTCCGTCGACGGTTTTATTCCTGCCCCGACGGTGAGAGCCCTTGATATTAACGTCTTAATGGGATCTATTAGGATAACATCTCTTAAAATAACCCCCATGTTGACTAATTCTATAAAGAACTTTGCTCCAACGGTTTTCGTCGATATAGATAGGGCCACGATGGATATGGGGGGAAGTTTAGCCTCTTTTACCGGTGGTATGGTGGTCTGTCTTAGGCCTAAAGCGGTCTCGGTGAGCGATGTAGATATAAAAGGGGACCTTATGGCCCAGGGAAATATGGATTTTTCTTTGACTACCTCCAAAATATCCCAGGCCGATATGGTGTTAAAGACCCCTGAGGAGATGAGTGGAGCTCTGTCCGCCCTGTCCGCTATGTTACCTCTTAAGCGTGAGTCCGACGGACTCTGGAAGCTTAAGAGACAGGAGGAGCGTTAG
- the gspM gene encoding type II secretion system protein GspM produces the protein MKLPQLAALSAVPRELVKPALAAFCAVSLWAVGLSVWAGNSSLDSSIALHQRRMDQLVDVVYRYRSLSDREKRPALTEDPIVVVSSLIGTMGLKDNLVQISSMSRGLNVQLGRMYMEKTLDFLAELEKRGLSVESAEVRAVPEGGARMLSLTLVVTVAS, from the coding sequence ATGAAATTGCCACAGCTAGCGGCCCTTAGCGCCGTTCCAAGAGAACTTGTAAAACCCGCTTTGGCCGCCTTCTGTGCGGTATCCCTCTGGGCTGTCGGTCTCTCCGTCTGGGCCGGAAACTCCAGCCTTGATTCCAGTATAGCTTTACATCAGCGTCGGATGGACCAACTGGTGGATGTGGTTTATCGATACAGATCTCTATCGGACAGAGAGAAGCGGCCTGCCCTTACGGAGGACCCTATCGTTGTCGTATCTTCGCTCATAGGTACGATGGGACTGAAGGATAACTTAGTCCAGATATCCTCCATGAGTCGAGGTCTAAACGTCCAGTTAGGAAGGATGTATATGGAAAAAACCCTCGATTTTCTCGCTGAGCTGGAGAAAAGGGGGCTCTCCGTCGAGTCCGCCGAGGTCAGGGCTGTTCCTGAAGGGGGAGCTAGGATGTTGTCTTTAACCTTGGTAGTTACGGTGGCGTCGTGA
- the gspL gene encoding type II secretion system protein GspL, translating into MKEVGGIFVYRDGKVVPVAPGGKRRGRKFTLVSYKTLSIRSFDYPFGSISAIREALKLQYTSVMPGKELEIFPVILKKENRRFSGAALVLPSEERSAVEEGMGNGGKNTPWPLPFALAAELKGNGAAVCVLDGGISSALFVDGEPVVYRWQPVFRKTAEQERDWLLAYGARYGDILFDSIILDVADEGDRLAKGVKDTLEAFPLLGSYSLSRKVLDTAIVMEHLVKGLSAFAWWSIAAGAIFLASGFMRGMTLKTELERVKERSVEIYREAFGPGNVRDPLSQARGMLAQANRAPDSPGIEDGLRLVATAWPVKQDDDGRISLETLRFGGEGMDLIGTANEVNLVQNLQKALRTETNGNVKLGDIQQVPGGGLRYSLEVRWTAR; encoded by the coding sequence ATGAAGGAAGTTGGGGGAATATTCGTATATAGGGATGGTAAGGTCGTTCCCGTTGCACCAGGGGGCAAGAGAAGAGGTCGGAAGTTTACTTTAGTTTCCTATAAAACCCTTTCTATCAGATCTTTTGACTATCCTTTTGGGTCCATATCCGCTATAAGAGAGGCCCTAAAACTACAGTATACCTCGGTAATGCCGGGTAAAGAGCTGGAGATTTTTCCGGTTATCCTAAAAAAAGAAAATCGTCGATTTTCTGGAGCAGCCTTGGTCCTTCCCTCCGAGGAGCGGTCTGCGGTTGAGGAGGGAATGGGCAACGGTGGCAAGAACACCCCTTGGCCTCTTCCTTTTGCCTTAGCCGCCGAGCTTAAGGGGAACGGTGCCGCCGTCTGCGTTCTCGATGGTGGGATATCGTCCGCCTTATTTGTCGATGGAGAACCTGTGGTTTACAGATGGCAGCCTGTCTTCAGAAAAACTGCCGAACAGGAAAGAGATTGGCTTCTCGCCTATGGAGCCAGGTACGGAGATATCCTGTTCGATTCGATTATATTAGATGTGGCAGACGAAGGTGATAGGCTTGCTAAAGGCGTAAAAGACACCTTGGAGGCCTTCCCTTTGTTGGGATCTTATAGTTTATCCCGAAAGGTCCTCGATACTGCCATAGTGATGGAACACTTGGTCAAAGGGTTGTCCGCCTTTGCTTGGTGGTCCATCGCCGCAGGGGCCATCTTTTTGGCGTCCGGTTTCATGAGAGGGATGACCCTTAAGACAGAACTGGAGAGGGTCAAAGAGCGATCGGTGGAGATATATCGAGAGGCTTTCGGACCTGGCAACGTGAGGGATCCTCTCAGTCAGGCAAGAGGTATGCTCGCTCAGGCTAATCGAGCTCCCGACAGTCCCGGTATAGAGGACGGTCTAAGGCTTGTGGCTACCGCCTGGCCAGTTAAACAGGATGATGATGGTCGTATCTCCCTGGAGACCCTTCGGTTTGGAGGGGAAGGAATGGACCTGATAGGTACGGCTAACGAGGTTAATCTGGTTCAGAATCTTCAAAAGGCCCTTAGGACTGAGACCAACGGTAACGTCAAGTTGGGAGACATTCAGCAGGTTCCCGGCGGGGGCCTTAGATACTCTTTAGAGGTGAGGTGGACGGCACGATGA
- a CDS encoding type II secretion system minor pseudopilin yields the protein MSVLLVSMFLVSATVGYGWFVRDQVRRFERRKLELECRNIALLAVKNVIKGLAMDKNSYDSVHESWFGDHLIPIGERYLVSISLLPLNDRLPLRHILLPDGKTMRGEIEDAWKKAWLEVGLPNMAIPALDFIDGDREPRVGGYERDFFINRVPPDPSMFALFPEVSISSVTGSRENPGLRDFFSLWSGPKLNVNTASSTVLELMEGIDEVTAREITEIRREKPFKSLSELANMPAFSGSLGPKLTNLLGTTSDYFQVSLQVSQLGSDISKEYRMVVTKKNVLFWEEL from the coding sequence GTGTCCGTTCTCCTTGTCTCTATGTTCCTGGTGTCCGCTACGGTAGGGTACGGATGGTTTGTGAGAGACCAGGTCAGGCGATTTGAGAGGAGAAAGTTAGAGCTAGAGTGCCGAAACATAGCTCTTCTAGCGGTAAAAAATGTCATTAAGGGTTTGGCAATGGATAAAAATAGCTACGATAGCGTTCATGAGAGTTGGTTTGGAGATCACCTAATTCCCATCGGCGAACGATATTTAGTATCTATATCCCTGTTGCCCCTTAACGATAGGCTTCCGCTGCGACATATATTGCTCCCCGATGGAAAAACAATGAGAGGCGAGATTGAAGATGCCTGGAAAAAAGCTTGGCTAGAGGTAGGACTTCCTAATATGGCCATCCCCGCTCTGGACTTTATAGACGGAGATAGAGAGCCTAGAGTCGGAGGGTACGAAAGGGATTTTTTTATAAACCGTGTTCCCCCAGATCCATCGATGTTTGCCCTCTTTCCGGAGGTCTCGATATCTTCCGTCACGGGATCGAGGGAAAATCCCGGGCTTAGGGATTTTTTCTCTCTGTGGTCCGGGCCGAAGCTAAACGTAAATACCGCTTCCTCTACAGTGCTGGAACTTATGGAGGGAATTGACGAGGTCACAGCCAGAGAGATAACGGAGATCAGGAGGGAAAAGCCCTTTAAAAGTCTATCGGAGTTGGCCAATATGCCCGCCTTTTCCGGTTCTCTGGGACCTAAGCTTACAAATCTATTGGGCACCACAAGCGATTATTTTCAAGTCTCCCTTCAGGTCTCCCAACTTGGTTCGGATATATCGAAAGAATATCGCATGGTAGTTACCAAAAAAAACGTCCTGTTTTGGGAGGAGTTATAA
- a CDS encoding prepilin-type N-terminal cleavage/methylation domain-containing protein, with protein MKRSGFTLVEVLVVLALVGVMATCAIAPMVHITGNLRDAQSNWGDRSAVEDSFRLIFRDVRSVLIAPSQTYCIAKRRDLMGGKADDFLAVATGSMLKTSFIPGTVVYGLIREDSLGMKQRIPGLYRWIYKGKRPDDLDLKAGLDRDVADMVLPYVDSFRVEVYNGKEWLGDYSGSVPPGIKLIVVRKGETYEFVDWFPSI; from the coding sequence ATGAAACGCTCTGGGTTCACTTTGGTCGAGGTCCTGGTGGTCCTTGCCCTCGTAGGGGTGATGGCTACCTGTGCTATAGCCCCTATGGTCCATATTACAGGGAACCTCAGAGACGCCCAGTCTAATTGGGGAGACCGCTCCGCCGTCGAGGATAGTTTCAGGCTTATCTTCAGGGACGTAAGGTCGGTCCTTATCGCTCCCTCTCAGACCTACTGTATCGCGAAGCGTAGAGACCTAATGGGAGGTAAAGCGGACGATTTTCTGGCAGTAGCGACGGGGAGTATGCTGAAGACCTCTTTCATTCCCGGTACCGTCGTGTATGGCCTCATCAGAGAGGACTCCCTTGGAATGAAGCAAAGAATCCCCGGTCTTTATCGTTGGATCTATAAAGGCAAGAGGCCCGATGATCTAGACCTTAAGGCCGGTCTAGATAGAGATGTGGCGGACATGGTTTTGCCCTATGTCGATTCGTTTAGGGTAGAGGTCTACAACGGTAAGGAGTGGCTTGGAGATTACAGCGGTTCCGTTCCCCCTGGCATCAAGCTAATCGTAGTTAGAAAGGGAGAGACCTATGAGTTTGTCGACTGGTTCCCCTCTATCTGA
- a CDS encoding O-antigen ligase family protein — translation MSPLDRLFFLAVAVSLALPNLIYSGVYFFQTLHLMKWTFALAPIGVMSLLIGTLLAWKGADTAKVRVDLFGWIWFALLMYITLQPLWAPIKSVPTFYREWFFFLSLWGLYVLCLDRFREDWLRPVLWLASLNATINVFFAELQTLGTVDIFGSLNLILPTPGNYIGNTGQQNMFGLWLAMTALGSVFIYLRHGLKETRGLGRFFAATNLLMLPVILWGLWNSTSRSAILSLAVGIFLMAAMIVAGRDRSRLRRLGICVVLMVIVLGASINLNQARSGALISKTMDMVQNANTVGGRDGIWKTSWTMAIEEPLKGFGLGQYKLNYLQAQRAAFERYPDLNWQYTNWAHNEYLQWLCEAGIVGFVLLMGMILWWGWAFMGYVWRHRGTPFPDGVLWGASFMGVMLFNALWTRPFHRIENSIWISLAFAVSNRHIMADMIGKPSFLSNPRGYRALGVIMASISLWGMAFLWQGIEADVLLRQAVSSRTALVQRALMEKATNSLMARDIAERQLAYHYIAYGEAAQDPEALAEGLNRLFSVFRSEPNAEDLRKLLDWSGRLKKQDMLRYLVTFLKPGTYRVEPPQ, via the coding sequence ATGAGCCCCCTGGATAGGCTTTTTTTTCTTGCAGTGGCGGTGTCTTTGGCCCTGCCTAACCTGATCTACTCAGGGGTCTATTTCTTTCAGACCCTCCACCTGATGAAGTGGACCTTTGCCCTTGCCCCTATAGGGGTAATGTCCCTCCTGATTGGAACCCTTCTGGCATGGAAAGGCGCTGATACCGCCAAGGTCAGGGTGGATCTCTTCGGCTGGATATGGTTTGCCCTGCTGATGTACATAACCTTACAGCCCCTCTGGGCCCCTATAAAGTCGGTGCCAACGTTCTACAGAGAGTGGTTTTTCTTTCTCTCCCTCTGGGGGCTTTACGTCCTCTGTCTGGACCGTTTTCGTGAGGACTGGCTGAGGCCCGTCCTCTGGTTGGCGTCCCTAAACGCCACGATAAACGTCTTTTTCGCCGAGCTCCAGACCCTCGGAACGGTTGATATCTTCGGCTCTCTCAACCTTATTCTGCCTACCCCGGGAAACTACATCGGGAACACCGGCCAGCAGAACATGTTCGGCCTGTGGCTCGCCATGACCGCCCTTGGATCGGTGTTTATCTACCTTCGCCACGGACTCAAGGAAACCAGAGGGTTGGGCCGGTTCTTCGCCGCGACAAACCTTCTCATGTTGCCGGTGATCCTCTGGGGCCTCTGGAACAGCACCAGTAGATCGGCCATACTATCCCTGGCGGTAGGTATCTTCCTGATGGCCGCCATGATAGTGGCAGGCCGGGATCGCTCCAGGCTCCGGAGGCTGGGAATCTGCGTCGTCCTCATGGTCATCGTGCTGGGAGCGTCGATAAACCTGAACCAGGCCAGATCGGGAGCCCTCATATCCAAGACAATGGATATGGTCCAAAACGCTAATACCGTAGGAGGCAGAGACGGCATATGGAAGACCTCCTGGACGATGGCTATTGAGGAGCCCCTCAAAGGCTTCGGTCTGGGGCAGTACAAACTAAACTACCTTCAGGCACAGAGGGCGGCCTTCGAGAGGTACCCCGACCTGAACTGGCAGTACACCAACTGGGCTCACAACGAGTATCTTCAGTGGCTATGCGAGGCGGGGATAGTTGGCTTCGTTCTCCTCATGGGGATGATTCTGTGGTGGGGATGGGCCTTTATGGGATATGTCTGGAGGCACCGTGGGACCCCTTTCCCCGACGGAGTGCTGTGGGGAGCCTCCTTTATGGGGGTAATGCTCTTTAACGCCCTATGGACAAGACCGTTTCATAGGATAGAGAACTCCATCTGGATATCTCTGGCCTTCGCCGTCTCCAACAGGCACATTATGGCCGATATGATAGGTAAGCCATCGTTTCTCTCGAACCCGAGAGGATACAGAGCCCTGGGGGTTATCATGGCGTCGATATCCCTATGGGGGATGGCTTTCCTGTGGCAGGGTATAGAGGCGGACGTCCTCCTTCGTCAGGCGGTCTCAAGCAGGACCGCTCTCGTCCAGAGGGCTTTGATGGAGAAAGCGACCAACTCCCTGATGGCGAGGGATATAGCGGAGAGACAGCTTGCTTACCACTATATAGCCTACGGCGAGGCGGCCCAGGACCCAGAGGCTCTGGCGGAGGGGCTTAATAGATTGTTCTCCGTTTTTAGAAGCGAGCCAAACGCAGAGGACTTGAGAAAATTGTTAGATTGGTCCGGTCGACTCAAAAAGCAGGATATGCTCCGTTATCTCGTTACTTTCCTAAAACCAGGCACTTACAGGGTAGAGCCGCCTCAATGA
- a CDS encoding ParB/RepB/Spo0J family partition protein has translation MSHRRLAEIEISRIRTNPYQPRKHFDLDQIRDLADSIAQVGLIQPITVRQSGEFFELVAGERRLRACQELELETITAVVVEVESSDQQLMALVENIHREGLSSVEEAIGLKDILENTGWGQSELARRLGRSQASVANKLRLLKLEEPVQKMIMEGLLGERAARALVGLPPALQIGAAKRILDQDLTAREAEALVSDLKEGKPLDPKPTVEVPPAEEEPAEREIDEPINQEAKKKKASGPSLSGPEGPTGDLLQLISSLVESQRKKGVPVIWKVKELAQSELVVEIVVNLKEKMIEAKEKMEGEDVE, from the coding sequence GTGAGTCATCGAAGACTGGCGGAGATAGAGATATCCCGTATACGCACAAATCCCTACCAGCCCAGAAAACACTTTGATCTGGACCAGATCAGGGACCTGGCGGACTCTATCGCCCAGGTCGGCCTTATACAGCCTATAACCGTAAGGCAAAGCGGCGAGTTTTTCGAGCTCGTTGCCGGAGAGAGGCGACTAAGGGCCTGTCAGGAACTTGAGCTTGAGACCATCACCGCTGTCGTCGTGGAGGTCGAATCGTCGGATCAGCAGCTTATGGCCTTGGTGGAGAACATCCATCGAGAGGGACTTTCCTCGGTGGAGGAAGCCATAGGGCTCAAGGATATCCTTGAGAACACCGGTTGGGGGCAGTCGGAACTGGCCAGAAGGCTCGGTCGTTCACAGGCTTCGGTGGCGAACAAGCTCCGGCTCCTCAAGCTGGAGGAACCTGTTCAGAAGATGATAATGGAAGGTCTGTTAGGGGAGAGGGCCGCCCGTGCCCTGGTCGGACTTCCCCCTGCCCTACAGATAGGGGCGGCAAAGAGGATACTCGACCAGGACCTCACCGCCAGAGAGGCTGAGGCCCTGGTGTCCGATCTGAAAGAGGGAAAACCGCTGGACCCTAAACCTACCGTCGAAGTTCCCCCTGCGGAGGAAGAGCCTGCCGAAAGGGAGATTGACGAGCCGATCAACCAGGAGGCGAAGAAAAAGAAAGCCTCCGGCCCCTCCCTATCCGGCCCTGAAGGCCCTACAGGGGATCTGCTACAGCTCATATCCTCTTTGGTCGAATCCCAGAGAAAAAAAGGGGTCCCGGTGATCTGGAAGGTCAAAGAGCTCGCCCAGAGCGAACTGGTAGTGGAGATAGTGGTAAACCTCAAAGAAAAAATGATAGAGGCAAAGGAAAAGATGGAAGGTGAAGACGTTGAATAA
- the dnaB gene encoding replicative DNA helicase gives MSGQAFDRLPPRNLDAERAVVGSCLMDRDVLIQVTEILSPDDFYDLNYRTAFEVLTEMSHDDRPVDSLTFLEELSRKGLSEKLGGQSFVVTVMDSVPTTANADYHARIVRDKAILRRLIAAGSAIVRMGYSEDRDIEELLEDAERSIFEVSRQRNEVNFKRVSEVIGPAFRQIEEQFHRSEQTVTGVMTGFDDLDRLTGGFQPGSLNILAARPSMGKTALALNLARNVAVKSNLPVLIFSLEMGADQLVQRMLGSEARVNIQDLRTGNFAKEDWEKLTAAAGRLTKAPIYIDDSSVLTTTEMRARCRRFKARYNSLGMIVVDYLQLMSMARRIESKQQEVSEISRGLKAIARELEVPVLSLSQLSRAVESRTDKRPQLSDLRDSGAIEQDADLVALLYRESYYEKDVPPDQQDDSAVLDIAKHRNGPTGVVHLMFLRQHTRFESKSSVDRF, from the coding sequence GTGAGTGGTCAGGCCTTCGATCGCCTTCCCCCTAGAAACCTGGACGCAGAGAGGGCGGTGGTAGGCTCCTGTCTGATGGACAGAGACGTATTGATTCAGGTGACCGAGATCCTCTCTCCCGACGATTTCTACGACCTGAACTACCGCACCGCTTTTGAAGTTCTTACCGAGATGTCCCACGACGATCGCCCGGTGGACTCGCTCACCTTTCTGGAGGAGCTCTCCCGAAAGGGGCTGTCGGAAAAACTCGGTGGCCAGAGTTTTGTTGTCACCGTCATGGACAGCGTTCCGACCACCGCCAACGCCGACTATCACGCCAGAATCGTCAGGGATAAAGCGATCCTCAGGAGATTGATAGCCGCCGGAAGTGCCATAGTCCGTATGGGCTACTCGGAGGATCGGGATATAGAGGAGCTTCTCGAGGACGCCGAGAGATCCATCTTCGAGGTCTCCAGACAGAGAAACGAGGTCAACTTCAAGAGGGTATCGGAGGTTATAGGTCCCGCCTTCCGTCAGATAGAGGAACAGTTTCATCGTTCCGAGCAGACCGTAACAGGGGTCATGACCGGTTTCGACGATCTCGACAGGCTGACAGGAGGCTTCCAGCCCGGAAGCCTCAACATACTCGCCGCCAGACCTTCGATGGGAAAGACCGCCTTGGCCCTCAACCTGGCCAGAAACGTCGCTGTAAAGTCCAACCTGCCTGTGTTAATATTCAGCCTTGAGATGGGGGCGGACCAGCTCGTCCAGCGTATGCTGGGATCGGAAGCGAGGGTCAACATACAGGACCTCAGGACGGGCAACTTCGCCAAAGAGGACTGGGAGAAGCTCACCGCCGCCGCCGGTCGTCTCACCAAGGCACCTATCTATATAGACGACAGCTCGGTGCTTACCACCACCGAAATGAGGGCCAGATGCCGGAGATTCAAAGCCAGGTATAACTCTTTAGGCATGATAGTGGTAGACTATCTCCAGCTGATGAGCATGGCCCGTAGAATCGAAAGCAAACAGCAGGAGGTCTCGGAGATATCCAGAGGTCTCAAGGCCATAGCCAGAGAGCTGGAGGTGCCGGTGTTATCCCTATCCCAGCTCTCCAGAGCGGTGGAAAGCAGGACCGACAAAAGGCCTCAGCTTTCGGACCTCAGAGACAGCGGAGCCATAGAGCAGGACGCCGATCTGGTGGCCCTTCTGTACAGAGAGTCTTACTACGAAAAAGACGTTCCACCGGATCAGCAGGACGACAGCGCCGTTTTGGACATAGCCAAGCACCGTAACGGACCTACCGGCGTCGTACACCTGATGTTCCTCAGACAGCATACTCGGTTCGAGAGCAAAAGCTCTGTGGACCGCTTTTAG
- the rplI gene encoding 50S ribosomal protein L9: protein MKVILKEDVKKLGSKDQVVEVSDGYARNFLFPKGLALEADSANMKQLREKNESQAKKEQQARSKAEEDKKKLQDRQVSVSVSAGEGGRLFGSVTTAQIADAVKEQFGIAVDKKNVKMADAIKSLGSYPFSIKLYHSVEVSMTLKVEAL, encoded by the coding sequence ATGAAAGTTATACTAAAAGAAGACGTAAAGAAACTAGGCTCTAAAGACCAGGTCGTAGAGGTGTCCGACGGATACGCCAGAAACTTCCTCTTTCCCAAGGGATTGGCCCTGGAGGCCGACTCGGCTAATATGAAGCAACTGAGGGAGAAAAACGAATCTCAGGCCAAAAAAGAGCAACAGGCCAGGTCAAAGGCGGAAGAGGACAAGAAAAAGCTCCAGGATAGGCAGGTATCGGTGTCCGTCAGTGCTGGCGAAGGCGGAAGGCTTTTCGGAAGCGTCACCACCGCACAGATCGCCGATGCGGTAAAAGAGCAATTTGGGATAGCGGTGGACAAAAAAAACGTCAAAATGGCTGATGCGATAAAATCCCTTGGGAGTTATCCTTTCTCCATAAAGCTCTATCATTCTGTGGAGGTCTCCATGACCCTCAAGGTGGAGGCGCTTTGA
- a CDS encoding YybS family protein, which translates to MNGTKSLVESSLLTGLAVVLFLAARYVPVAGVVLSLLCPAPLVILGLRHRPKMSVVGLVVATVMVALLSGPVSAVSFCLGFGVLGVGLGILASRLHSAVDIMLYGVAVSLISKLALMVVLTKLTGINPFDPDLDQVRSTMEKVFSLYRGQDMEGIKDQIEQTVRAIPMMFPAMITMASAVDCLLSYWVSRKVLARIGGVVLPSLPPFSSWRFPKSLLWAFALSVVLLLFESTLKDPLLSRIGLNLRLLVSMIFMVQGLSLIWDYMDYRSISRGWRIALITLVVLIPLLSQIAVVLGLTDLWANIRTRYRR; encoded by the coding sequence ATGAACGGAACTAAAAGTCTGGTGGAGTCCTCCCTTCTGACCGGTCTGGCGGTGGTTCTTTTTCTCGCCGCCCGCTATGTGCCTGTAGCCGGAGTGGTCCTCTCCCTGCTATGCCCTGCTCCTCTGGTTATCCTGGGACTGAGACACAGACCTAAAATGTCCGTCGTCGGACTTGTCGTGGCTACGGTCATGGTCGCCCTCCTCTCCGGTCCTGTGTCGGCGGTCTCCTTCTGTCTGGGCTTTGGGGTCCTCGGAGTGGGGCTGGGTATTTTGGCGTCCCGTCTCCACAGCGCGGTGGACATCATGCTATACGGCGTGGCGGTCAGCCTGATAAGCAAACTGGCCTTAATGGTGGTGCTCACAAAGCTCACCGGAATAAACCCTTTCGACCCCGATCTGGATCAGGTGAGGTCGACTATGGAAAAGGTCTTCTCCCTCTACAGGGGACAGGACATGGAGGGCATAAAGGACCAGATAGAGCAGACCGTCAGAGCCATACCTATGATGTTCCCCGCCATGATAACCATGGCCAGCGCGGTGGACTGTCTGCTCAGCTACTGGGTCTCCCGTAAGGTACTGGCCCGTATCGGTGGGGTAGTTCTGCCCTCTCTGCCTCCCTTCAGCTCCTGGCGTTTTCCTAAAAGCCTGCTCTGGGCCTTTGCCCTTTCGGTGGTGCTGCTGCTATTTGAAAGCACCTTAAAAGACCCTCTGCTTTCCAGGATAGGGCTCAACCTAAGGCTTCTGGTCAGCATGATATTCATGGTTCAGGGCCTTTCTCTCATCTGGGACTACATGGATTACAGGTCCATATCCCGAGGATGGAGGATAGCCTTAATTACACTGGTGGTCCTCATACCGCTTCTCTCCCAGATCGCCGTGGTCCTCGGTCTGACCGACCTGTGGGCCAACATAAGAACTAGATACCGGAGGTGA